Part of the Paenibacillus aurantius genome, GTGATCGTCTGCACCACTTTCTTGAACCAGTTCGATTTTACCTCATTCAGCATGAGAGCCAGCACAATGGGGGCGGCAAAGCCGAAGAGCAGCTTGTAAACCGATATTAAGATGGTGTTCTCCATAATATCCCAGAAGTAAACCCCGTTGATGAAGCTGCTGAAGTTGCTAAATCCGATCCATGGACTATCCCAAAATCCAAGCGCCAGGTTGTAATTTTTGAAGGCAATCAGGATGCCGAACATCGGGATATACTTGAATACGGCAAAATAGATGAGTTCCGGCAGCAGAAGGAGATACAGGATGCGATATCTTCTCATCCGCGCCCACAGCGTGGTCTGCCTGGCCCCTTTCTCCCTGAGAAGAGCAGCCGCCGTGTCGGTCGGTGCGTTCATTTTTGGTTTCCCCCTGTCTGGTAAGTCGGTTTCTTATGGTCTTATCGTACCGGTTTTCGGCTACGGTGTTTTCCAATATATTAACGAAAGACTTCAATATTTTAAGATATGAGCTTCCCGTTTAACAAAAAGAGCACCTTCCGACGGCAGGGCCATCCAAAGATGCTCTTTCCCCTTCTTCACTCTCTAGCGGAATGGAAACATGGAACGCGGCTTCTAGAATGCTTTATTAAGCGGGACAGCAACCATAAAGGAATGTTCACTGCCCTTTGGAAGGCCGGCAAGATACAGGATAGCGGGTTTTCCATTCTCGAAGTAAAGCTTCGGCATCTCCAATCGCTCGAAATGCTGCACGACTCCGTCCTCCCATGTGAGTTGAGGCTTCATGACGAGCGGGTCGCGGCTCAGCTCCCAGTGAAAGCCGTCCTCGGATTCGAACAGGATCATGGCGCTGTGCATTCCGGTAAATTCCCCTTTGTTGTCCTTGACGATGGCATAGTACCTGCCGTCTTGCACCCACTCGACGTGATCGTCGATAGGGAAATGGGTTCTGGGCGTTCGAATGAACGGTTCCGGATGATCAACGAATGGACCTAACGGATGATCGGCAAGGGCGATGACATGGCGAACACTGCCGCCGAAGGGCATGGGCCCTTCCGTAACCGTTTTGTACACCATCTGGTATTTTCCGTCAGGCCGCTTGAAAACGTGAGGCGTCCCGGTAGTGAGATGACCCGGGCGGGGCTCGAGCAGCGGCTTGTCGAAACGCTTCCACGGACCGCTGGGATGTTCGGCTACCGCCACCCCTACCCGCTGATTGTTGCGGTGATTCCACCATTCCCCATTGCCATGCTGGCCAATGTAGTATAAATAATAGACTCCGTCGGCTTCAATCAAGCTCTCGTTATGGAACCCGCCCGAGTCCCACTTTCCTTCTTCGTCTTGCGTCAAAGCGGTCCCCTGCACCTCGTACGGTCCTTCCGGATGAGAAGAAGTAGCATACGCCAGCTCGGAATGGGTGGCCCACGCCTGATGGCCGAGGGAACGAAGCCATCTCGAGAAAATCAAGTGACAGGTTCCCTCCTCCGTCCGAAGCATAGTGGAACCCCATACATTCCAATCCGGCAATTCAAACTTGGCACGATAAGCCAACCTCAACCCTTCCGGAACGGATATAATGGACATGAAAAATCTCTCCCAACTGGGTAACATAACCCGACCCTATCCCTTGGTTCGTGTTTAGGTTAAGAATAATTCACGATGGAAAGCCCAGGTTTCAAAATTTATGGAAAACCGTTCAAAATATTAAGACAAAGAACCGGCGATCTGACGATCGCCGGTTCTTTTTGGCCTGCTGTTCTAATTTATGCCGAGGGTACCTGTCCGGTAGTCATAAAATTTTCGCGATTGTCCTATCTCGTCTTGGCATTCTCTTCATCCATCCGAAGCCTTTAACCAGTCGCGGTACTGGGTAGGCGTCATGTTGGTTTCCCCCTGAAAGAGCCGGGTGAAGTGGGAGCGTTCCATCCCCAGTTCGTCCGCAACACGGGTCACGGTCCAATCCGTAGTAAGAAGCAGGTGTTTCCCGCGTTCCATCCTCAGCTTTACCAGATAACGATGAGGAGGGACGCCAAAGGCGGCTTTGAACAATCGAATGAAATACTTGGTGCTGTAGTTAAATTTCTCCGCTATTTCCGTAACCGTTAAAGCTCTGTCGGAATGCAGCTCCATGAAGTGGACGATATCGTTCCAGCGCTGCATGGATGAAGAGAGGATCGGGACCGGCTTGCGCGATTCCTGCTCCCAAATAAAGAGAAGAAGGTCAAACATGGCGCTTTTCACCGCAAGAGGCGACAAGTCGTCCGTTCGCCTAACGTTCTGGATCAAGCGACCGAAGAGCTCTTCCGCCCGATCCTGGTCCTGCAGGCGTATGAATAGCGGGGTATCCACGACTTGAAAGAGCGGGAACCGACCGGACATCGCATGAAAATGACAATACATCAGCCGGAAGGGAGCCTCAGGAACCGTCGAGAACGAAATGCGGTCGCCGGCAGGCAGGACATATAGGTCCCCTGGTTTTGGCAGAAAGACCGAGTCCCTAATGTGCAGGCTCCCCTCTCCTTCGCGAAAATAATACAAGCAGTTATTCACCGTCACATGATTGTGGTGCTTCCAATGGCTCGGCACCTTGACGTGGGCGGCGACTGAAACGCTTACCGATAAATCCTCCAAATGCTTCTTCAGATGTGTTGCTTCCACGGGTTCTCCTCCATCTTTTGGCCGTAAGCGTTGCTTATGTAACTAGAGATTACCATACATGGAGACCGGAAATGGGATACTTTTCGACACATAGTCGGGAATATTGT contains:
- a CDS encoding glycoside hydrolase family protein; this translates as MSIISVPEGLRLAYRAKFELPDWNVWGSTMLRTEEGTCHLIFSRWLRSLGHQAWATHSELAYATSSHPEGPYEVQGTALTQDEEGKWDSGGFHNESLIEADGVYYLYYIGQHGNGEWWNHRNNQRVGVAVAEHPSGPWKRFDKPLLEPRPGHLTTGTPHVFKRPDGKYQMVYKTVTEGPMPFGGSVRHVIALADHPLGPFVDHPEPFIRTPRTHFPIDDHVEWVQDGRYYAIVKDNKGEFTGMHSAMILFESEDGFHWELSRDPLVMKPQLTWEDGVVQHFERLEMPKLYFENGKPAILYLAGLPKGSEHSFMVAVPLNKAF
- a CDS encoding AraC family transcriptional regulator is translated as MEATHLKKHLEDLSVSVSVAAHVKVPSHWKHHNHVTVNNCLYYFREGEGSLHIRDSVFLPKPGDLYVLPAGDRISFSTVPEAPFRLMYCHFHAMSGRFPLFQVVDTPLFIRLQDQDRAEELFGRLIQNVRRTDDLSPLAVKSAMFDLLLFIWEQESRKPVPILSSSMQRWNDIVHFMELHSDRALTVTEIAEKFNYSTKYFIRLFKAAFGVPPHRYLVKLRMERGKHLLLTTDWTVTRVADELGMERSHFTRLFQGETNMTPTQYRDWLKASDG